One stretch of Niallia sp. XMNu-256 DNA includes these proteins:
- a CDS encoding DHHW family protein, with protein sequence MNSIKLQTLLISIFFLVTIIGFFIYYFISPDKDQSVLENRQLVKRPDFTLESFATGEYSKRFETYYNDQFPIRESFVESNALIERNVFRQDVYDDVYIADDGYLLSKVERGTLESAKGVAKSINNFAEDMGKLNVTVYTAIMPNKSTMMQDKFPTYFQSYGQENMDLLFKELSKVANPIDSRDYLEKHMDEDHMFYYTDHHWQAKAAFYAYQNVMSYIFDKEDMNEQVYTYQDYNWELKGKPFIGSDARKTTSVNAEISDQIMVATLKEQTEPFVMKWGTKMRKGLYEYSFLDMEDPYTNRYQAYLGGDYANLSIHNDENENRDNILVIKDSYANAFVQFLAPHYRETHVIDLRHYKGKAIREYVKEHDIKHILLLNNVNSIYVTPALTSFNNPGQGENQ encoded by the coding sequence ATGAATAGCATTAAGTTACAGACCCTTTTGATTAGTATATTTTTTCTAGTAACTATAATAGGATTCTTTATATACTATTTTATTAGTCCGGATAAGGACCAATCTGTTTTAGAAAATAGGCAATTAGTAAAACGTCCGGATTTTACGTTAGAATCGTTTGCAACTGGAGAATATTCGAAGCGTTTTGAAACATATTATAATGACCAATTCCCGATACGAGAATCATTTGTAGAGTCTAATGCACTTATTGAAAGGAATGTTTTTAGACAGGATGTATACGATGATGTTTATATTGCAGATGATGGTTATTTATTGTCAAAAGTAGAAAGAGGGACATTGGAAAGTGCAAAGGGAGTAGCAAAGAGTATAAATAACTTTGCGGAGGATATGGGAAAATTAAATGTTACAGTTTATACTGCTATAATGCCTAATAAGTCAACTATGATGCAAGATAAATTCCCAACATATTTTCAAAGCTATGGCCAAGAAAACATGGATTTATTATTCAAGGAGTTGAGTAAAGTAGCCAACCCTATTGATTCACGTGATTACCTTGAAAAACATATGGATGAAGACCATATGTTTTATTATACTGATCATCATTGGCAAGCTAAAGCGGCATTTTATGCTTATCAAAATGTAATGTCTTATATCTTTGATAAAGAAGATATGAATGAACAAGTATATACCTACCAGGATTATAATTGGGAATTAAAAGGGAAGCCGTTTATAGGGTCTGACGCAAGAAAAACAACAAGTGTAAATGCCGAAATATCAGATCAAATTATGGTTGCAACGTTAAAAGAACAAACAGAACCTTTTGTAATGAAATGGGGAACTAAAATGCGAAAGGGTTTGTATGAGTATTCCTTTTTGGATATGGAGGATCCTTATACAAATCGTTATCAAGCTTATTTAGGTGGAGACTATGCGAATCTATCTATTCATAATGATGAGAATGAAAATAGAGATAATATTCTTGTTATTAAGGATTCATATGCCAATGCGTTTGTACAATTTTTAGCCCCCCATTATAGAGAAACACATGTAATAGATCTCCGGCATTATAAAGGTAAGGCAATCAGGGAATATGTGAAGGAACATGACATTAAACACATACTATTATTAAACAATGTGAATTCTATTTATGTAACACCTGCATTAACTAGTTTTAACAATCCTGGTCAAGGAGAAAACCAATAA
- a CDS encoding MBOAT family O-acyltransferase has protein sequence MLFSSTTFLFLFLPVVLILYFISPRFLKNSILLGASLFFYAWGEPVFVLIMLFSILINYIFALIIDSNRNKRKLTKWILTLTIIANLLLLGIFKYANFVIDNINSIFNLSIDIPMIALPLGISFFTFQGLSYVIDVYRKDGKVQKNPLNIALYISLFPQLIAGPIVRYQTVAEQITRRKETLKKFAEGSKRFIMGLAKKMLLANNCGWVADQVFSQPTHELSMGLAWIGIIAYALQIYFDFSGYSDMAIGLGKMFGFEFLENFNYPYISRSVTEFWRRWHISLSTWFRDYLYIPLGGNRGTTFQLYRNIFIVWLATGIWHGASWTFIAWGVYYGILIMLEKAFLLKLLEKIPLILQHIYTILAFLIGWVFFRSETFSYAFNYLGTMFGLNGNQIWDSNASFYFTQYGVIILLAVIISIPVFPYVQNKINKFLVGKGTVINVSADIVISFGYYILFLITIISLVSTTFNPFIYFRF, from the coding sequence AGAACCGGTATTTGTCCTTATCATGCTTTTTTCCATATTAATTAACTATATCTTTGCTCTTATAATTGATTCAAATAGGAATAAGAGGAAATTAACAAAATGGATACTCACACTTACAATAATAGCAAATTTACTATTGTTGGGGATATTTAAGTATGCTAATTTTGTTATTGATAATATAAACTCTATCTTTAATCTATCTATAGATATACCGATGATTGCCTTACCCTTAGGTATCTCCTTTTTTACCTTCCAAGGATTAAGTTATGTTATTGATGTGTATAGAAAAGATGGGAAAGTTCAAAAAAACCCTTTGAACATCGCACTATATATATCTTTGTTCCCACAATTAATTGCTGGTCCTATTGTTCGTTATCAAACAGTTGCCGAACAAATAACTAGGAGAAAAGAAACTTTAAAAAAGTTTGCTGAAGGTAGTAAACGGTTTATTATGGGATTGGCTAAAAAAATGTTATTGGCCAATAATTGTGGTTGGGTTGCAGATCAGGTGTTTTCACAACCAACGCATGAATTGTCTATGGGACTTGCTTGGATTGGAATTATTGCTTATGCATTACAAATATACTTTGACTTTTCGGGTTATTCCGATATGGCAATAGGGTTGGGGAAAATGTTTGGTTTTGAGTTTCTCGAGAATTTTAATTACCCTTATATTTCTCGCTCAGTTACAGAATTTTGGAGAAGATGGCATATCTCATTATCTACTTGGTTCCGTGACTATCTTTATATCCCATTAGGAGGTAATAGAGGAACTACATTTCAATTATATCGGAATATTTTCATTGTATGGTTAGCCACAGGAATATGGCATGGCGCTTCATGGACATTTATAGCCTGGGGAGTTTATTACGGTATATTAATAATGCTTGAAAAAGCATTTTTATTAAAATTGTTAGAGAAAATCCCACTAATTTTACAACATATCTATACTATTTTAGCCTTTCTAATTGGTTGGGTATTTTTTCGGTCGGAAACGTTCAGTTATGCTTTTAATTATTTAGGCACAATGTTTGGATTAAACGGAAATCAAATCTGGGATTCTAATGCAAGTTTTTACTTTACGCAATACGGAGTAATAATTTTGCTTGCTGTAATTATATCTATCCCAGTTTTTCCATATGTACAAAATAAAATAAATAAGTTTTTAGTTGGAAAGGGTACGGTTATTAATGTAAGTGCTGATATTGTAATATCCTTTGGTTATTACATTCTCTTCTTAATTACGATAATTAGTTTAGTGTCAACTACATTTAATCCGTTCATATATTTCAGGTTTTAA